One genomic segment of Microbacterium sp. BLY includes these proteins:
- a CDS encoding response regulator transcription factor gives MTSDLPELRRPDGSPLRILAVDDEQMLTDLLAMALRMEGWEVRTASSGLEAIQVAKEFEPDALVLDIMMPDLDGMAVLKRLREAGNLVPVLFLTAKDAVGDRVAGLTAGGDDYVTKPFSLEEVIARLRAIIRRTGHVSADDGQSILRVADLTLNEDSHEVVRDGVEIDLTATEFELLRYLMRNERRVLSKAQILDRVWSYDFGGKSSVVELYISYLRKKIDAGRTPLLHTVRGVGYMIKAPQ, from the coding sequence ATGACCAGCGACCTGCCCGAACTGCGCCGCCCGGACGGCTCCCCTCTGCGCATCCTCGCCGTGGACGACGAGCAGATGCTCACCGATCTGCTCGCGATGGCCCTGCGCATGGAGGGCTGGGAGGTGCGCACCGCCTCCTCGGGTCTCGAGGCGATCCAGGTCGCGAAGGAGTTCGAGCCGGACGCCCTCGTGCTCGACATCATGATGCCCGACCTCGACGGCATGGCCGTCCTGAAGCGGCTCCGTGAAGCCGGCAACCTCGTCCCCGTCCTCTTCCTCACCGCGAAGGACGCCGTGGGCGACCGCGTGGCCGGGCTCACGGCGGGCGGCGACGACTACGTGACGAAGCCGTTCAGCCTGGAAGAGGTGATCGCCCGGCTGCGCGCGATCATCCGGCGCACCGGACACGTGAGCGCCGATGACGGGCAGTCGATCCTCCGCGTCGCCGACCTCACCCTCAACGAGGACAGCCACGAGGTCGTCCGCGATGGGGTGGAGATCGACCTCACGGCGACCGAGTTCGAACTGCTGCGCTACCTCATGCGCAACGAGCGCCGGGTGCTGTCCAAGGCACAGATCCTCGACCGGGTCTGGAGCTACGACTTCGGCGGGAAGTCCTCCGTCGTCGAGCTCTACATCTCCTACCTCCGGAAGAAGATCGACGCCGGCCGCACGCCCCTCCTGCACACCGTGCGCGGCGTCGGCTACATGATCAAGGCCCCGCAGTGA
- a CDS encoding gluconokinase, with translation MSVRVVVMGPSGSGKSTVGAALAARLGARFVDGDDLHPLTNVDKMAAGVPLDDEDRLPWLRQVGRTLREEERIVIACSALRRRYRDAIRAEAGDAFFAELVGERETLAVRLDGRADHFMPSSLLDSQLETLEPLAAEETGVRVAASLPLDREVEEIAAAHAAAAERPGGAQSLR, from the coding sequence ATGAGCGTGCGCGTCGTCGTGATGGGGCCGAGCGGGTCCGGCAAGTCGACGGTCGGGGCGGCGCTGGCCGCACGGCTCGGGGCGCGTTTCGTGGACGGCGACGATCTGCACCCGCTCACCAACGTCGACAAGATGGCCGCGGGCGTCCCTCTCGACGACGAGGATCGGCTGCCGTGGCTGCGGCAGGTCGGGCGCACGCTCCGAGAAGAGGAGCGCATCGTCATCGCCTGCTCGGCGCTCCGGCGGCGCTACCGGGATGCGATCCGCGCGGAGGCGGGCGATGCGTTCTTCGCGGAGCTCGTGGGGGAGCGGGAGACCCTCGCCGTGCGATTGGACGGGCGGGCCGACCACTTCATGCCGTCCTCGCTCCTGGACTCCCAGCTCGAGACACTGGAACCGTTGGCGGCCGAGGAGACCGGAGTCCGTGTCGCGGCGTCGCTCCCGCTGGACCGGGAGGTGGAGGAGATCGCGGCGGCGCACGCCGCCGCGGCGGAGAGGCCCGGGGGCGCTCAGTCCTTGCGGTAG
- a CDS encoding cell wall metabolism sensor histidine kinase WalK yields the protein MSLQTRLMTAVIGFVSLILVIVAVITSATLGSTLEDQLDNKVKSYAMTISDRIVEGTAPTEATVDNILSRLDPVPGLLLSIGSPIAGPSGVTFEDTRGALNSTPQTLTTEQLQKLYGTVALGTPATVSFDGLGSYRVYATTASNGVVVITGLPRDDVQNQLAQLLTVILLATAGGLILLALTTAVTIRVGLRPLRAVAATATRVANQQLDRGEVSITERVPASEADPRTETGLVGAALNKLLDHVDTSLAARQRNEEQMRRFVADASHELRTPLASIRGYSELSLRALRQAPESTREDQVVESTTSSLERIQAQSLRMTRLVEDLLLLARLDEGRELVYGTVDLAQLALEGLSDARPTAVDHHWNIEVPDEPVTVVGDAGRLHQVVANLLANARTHTPAGTTVTLTVTQEDGDAMLRVHDDGPGIDPALRDELFARFARGDSSRARQTGGTGLGLAIVKAIVEGHHGRISVESEPGDTTFTVRLPLSPPEGDTPPDA from the coding sequence ATGAGCCTGCAGACCCGGCTGATGACCGCCGTGATCGGGTTCGTGTCGCTGATCCTCGTCATCGTCGCCGTCATCACCAGTGCCACCCTGGGCAGCACGCTCGAAGACCAGCTCGACAACAAGGTCAAGAGTTACGCCATGACGATCAGCGACCGGATCGTCGAGGGCACGGCCCCGACGGAGGCGACCGTCGACAACATCCTGTCCCGCCTCGATCCCGTCCCCGGACTGCTGCTGTCGATCGGCAGCCCCATCGCCGGACCCAGCGGCGTCACCTTCGAAGACACCCGCGGGGCACTGAACAGCACGCCGCAGACGCTGACGACCGAACAGCTGCAGAAGCTCTACGGCACGGTGGCCCTCGGCACCCCCGCCACCGTCTCCTTCGACGGACTCGGCTCGTACCGCGTCTACGCCACGACCGCGAGCAACGGCGTCGTCGTCATAACCGGACTCCCCCGCGACGACGTCCAGAATCAGCTCGCCCAGCTCCTCACCGTGATCCTGCTCGCGACGGCGGGCGGGCTCATCCTCCTCGCCCTCACCACGGCGGTCACGATCCGCGTCGGGCTGCGGCCGCTGCGGGCGGTCGCGGCGACCGCGACGAGGGTCGCCAATCAGCAGCTCGACCGCGGCGAGGTCAGCATCACGGAGCGCGTGCCGGCGAGCGAGGCAGACCCGCGGACGGAGACCGGTCTCGTCGGGGCGGCCCTCAACAAACTGCTCGACCACGTCGACACGTCGCTCGCGGCACGCCAGCGGAACGAGGAACAGATGCGGCGATTCGTCGCGGACGCCAGCCACGAGCTGCGCACGCCGCTCGCCTCCATCCGCGGGTACTCGGAGCTGTCGCTGCGCGCCCTGCGCCAGGCCCCGGAATCCACCAGGGAGGACCAGGTCGTCGAGAGCACGACATCCTCGTTGGAGCGTATCCAGGCCCAGTCGCTGCGGATGACGCGCCTCGTCGAGGATCTCCTGCTCCTCGCGCGCCTCGACGAGGGCCGAGAGCTCGTGTACGGCACCGTCGACCTCGCGCAGCTCGCGCTCGAGGGGCTCTCGGACGCCCGTCCCACCGCGGTGGACCACCACTGGAACATCGAGGTCCCGGACGAGCCGGTCACGGTCGTGGGCGATGCGGGACGACTGCACCAGGTCGTCGCGAACCTCCTCGCCAACGCCCGCACCCACACTCCTGCCGGGACGACCGTCACACTGACGGTGACGCAGGAGGACGGCGACGCCATGCTGCGCGTGCACGACGACGGTCCGGGGATCGACCCGGCCCTCCGCGACGAGCTGTTCGCCCGGTTCGCGCGCGGCGACAGCTCCCGCGCCCGCCAGACCGGCGGGACGGGCCTCGGCCTGGCGATCGTCAAGGCCATCGTGGAAGGCCATCACGGGCGGATCTCCGTGGAGAGCGAGCCCGGTGACACGACCTTCACGGTCCGGCTCCCGCTGAGCCCGCCCGAGGGGGACACTCCCCCCGACGCCTGA
- a CDS encoding FAD-binding oxidoreductase produces MVDHVESAPPTVHRPATAAEVAALVRAAAEGAVPLTVVSGGHGPWSHEPAAGLRLELGELAAIEIEGTSVRVGGGAVWGDVASALAAHGLALSSGDTASVGVGGLTLGGGTGWMVRAWGLAVDQLVGAQVVTAAGEIVEVSVDQHPELFWALRGGGGNFGIVTRFDFAAHRLPGIALAESVVDGDATAVLRAARELLRDAPRELTVTYMDVPPMDPSAPAGARLTAVWAGPDPDALRVELAPISALDGVRTEITEPAYRDILLEMPQPDGAEAPAPPGFIGGNGLVEELDDELIDRLVAFRRDFPASVVFLRSLGGAFGEVPQEETAFPARSARWFVMAGAFDVPGLLDDAGRAQAATDTERIVAGRLAEYSNFVDSERPDTVPGMYDAAAFERLRAVKAQWDPRNVFRRNHNILV; encoded by the coding sequence ATGGTCGACCACGTCGAATCCGCCCCACCCACCGTCCACCGTCCCGCCACCGCCGCTGAGGTCGCCGCACTCGTCCGTGCAGCCGCCGAGGGGGCCGTCCCGCTGACCGTCGTCTCCGGCGGACACGGTCCCTGGTCGCATGAGCCCGCTGCCGGGCTCCGCCTCGAGCTGGGGGAGCTCGCCGCGATCGAGATCGAGGGCACCTCCGTCCGTGTCGGCGGCGGGGCGGTCTGGGGCGACGTCGCGTCGGCGCTCGCCGCCCACGGACTCGCCCTCAGCTCGGGCGACACGGCCAGCGTCGGCGTCGGCGGTCTCACGCTCGGCGGTGGCACCGGCTGGATGGTGCGCGCCTGGGGGCTCGCTGTCGATCAGCTCGTCGGGGCCCAGGTCGTCACCGCGGCCGGTGAGATCGTCGAGGTATCCGTGGATCAGCACCCCGAGCTGTTCTGGGCGCTCCGCGGCGGGGGCGGCAACTTCGGCATCGTCACCCGCTTCGACTTCGCGGCGCACCGCCTCCCCGGGATCGCCCTGGCCGAGTCCGTCGTCGACGGCGACGCGACGGCGGTGCTGCGCGCGGCGCGCGAGCTCCTCCGTGACGCGCCCCGGGAGCTCACGGTCACGTACATGGACGTGCCGCCGATGGACCCGAGCGCCCCTGCGGGAGCCCGGTTGACCGCGGTCTGGGCGGGCCCCGATCCGGACGCGCTGCGCGTCGAGCTCGCGCCGATCTCCGCGCTCGACGGGGTCAGGACCGAGATCACCGAGCCGGCGTATCGCGACATCCTTCTGGAGATGCCGCAGCCCGACGGTGCCGAGGCACCCGCGCCGCCCGGTTTCATCGGCGGGAACGGTCTGGTCGAGGAGCTCGACGACGAGCTCATCGATCGCCTCGTCGCGTTCCGACGCGACTTCCCGGCTTCCGTCGTCTTCCTGCGTTCGCTGGGGGGTGCGTTCGGGGAGGTCCCGCAGGAGGAGACCGCCTTCCCAGCGCGCTCCGCCCGCTGGTTCGTGATGGCGGGAGCGTTCGACGTGCCGGGGCTGCTGGACGATGCGGGGCGGGCACAGGCCGCGACCGACACGGAACGGATCGTCGCGGGGCGTCTCGCGGAATACAGCAACTTCGTCGATTCGGAGCGACCTGACACGGTGCCGGGGATGTACGACGCGGCGGCCTTCGAGCGCCTCCGGGCCGTCAAGGCCCAGTGGGATCCGCGCAACGTGTTCCGCCGCAACCACAACATCCTCGTGTGA
- the gndA gene encoding NADP-dependent phosphogluconate dehydrogenase, which yields MPEASANIGVVGLAVMGSNLARNLASREGNTVAIFNRSYEKTQTLLDEHPEAGFIPATTYQEFADSLQKPRTAIIMVKAGAPTDAVIDSLVEVFEPGDIIVDGGNAYFPDTIRREKAVRETGINFVGAGISGGEEGALTGPSIMPGGSDESWVTLGPILKSIAAVAEGEPCVTHVGHDGAGHFVKMVHNGIEYADMQLIAEAYDLIRRGTGKAPAEIAEIFAEWNRGELESYLIEITAEVLRQVDAATGKPLVDIILDQAGAKGTGAWTVQTALSLGVPVSGIAEATFARSLSSHPEQRAVAASLPGPDEEFTVPADEVDAFIEDVRLALYASKIVAYSQGFDEIRAGAAEYGWNIDLGAISKIWRGGCIIRAQFLNRIADAYAETPDLPVLMTAPYFAEALTRGQAAWRRVVVTAAQSGIPAPAFSSSLSYYDGIRADRLPAALVQGQRDFFGAHTYKRIDKEGTFHTLWSGDRSEIEAEDTH from the coding sequence GTGCCCGAAGCATCAGCGAACATCGGAGTCGTCGGACTCGCCGTCATGGGGTCGAACCTCGCCCGCAACCTCGCGAGCCGCGAGGGCAACACCGTGGCGATCTTCAACCGCAGCTACGAGAAGACGCAGACGCTCCTGGACGAGCATCCCGAGGCGGGCTTCATCCCGGCCACGACCTACCAGGAGTTTGCCGACTCCCTGCAGAAGCCGCGCACCGCGATCATCATGGTCAAGGCCGGTGCCCCCACCGACGCCGTGATCGACTCGCTCGTCGAGGTCTTCGAACCGGGCGACATCATCGTCGACGGCGGCAACGCGTACTTCCCCGACACCATCCGCCGCGAGAAGGCGGTCCGCGAGACCGGCATCAACTTCGTGGGCGCCGGCATCTCCGGCGGCGAGGAGGGCGCCCTCACCGGACCCTCGATCATGCCGGGCGGTTCGGATGAGTCGTGGGTCACGCTCGGACCGATCCTGAAGTCCATCGCCGCCGTCGCCGAGGGCGAGCCGTGCGTGACGCACGTCGGCCACGACGGCGCCGGCCACTTCGTCAAGATGGTGCACAACGGCATCGAGTACGCCGACATGCAGCTCATCGCCGAGGCCTACGACCTCATCCGCCGCGGCACCGGCAAGGCGCCTGCGGAGATCGCCGAGATCTTCGCCGAGTGGAACCGCGGTGAGCTCGAGTCGTACCTCATCGAGATCACCGCCGAGGTGCTGCGCCAGGTCGACGCCGCGACCGGCAAGCCGCTCGTCGACATCATCCTGGACCAGGCCGGCGCCAAGGGCACCGGCGCCTGGACCGTGCAGACGGCGCTCTCGCTCGGCGTCCCGGTCTCCGGCATCGCCGAGGCGACCTTCGCCCGCTCGCTCTCGTCGCACCCCGAGCAGCGCGCGGTCGCGGCGTCGCTTCCGGGCCCGGACGAGGAGTTCACCGTTCCGGCCGACGAGGTGGACGCGTTCATCGAGGACGTGCGCCTGGCCCTCTACGCCTCGAAGATCGTCGCGTACTCGCAGGGCTTCGACGAGATCCGCGCCGGCGCGGCCGAGTACGGCTGGAACATCGACCTCGGCGCGATCTCCAAGATCTGGCGCGGCGGCTGCATCATCCGCGCCCAGTTCCTCAACCGGATCGCCGACGCCTACGCGGAGACGCCCGACCTTCCCGTGCTGATGACGGCGCCCTACTTCGCCGAGGCGCTGACGCGCGGCCAGGCGGCCTGGCGGCGCGTAGTGGTGACCGCTGCGCAGTCCGGCATCCCCGCCCCCGCGTTCTCGTCGTCGCTGTCGTACTACGACGGCATCCGCGCCGACCGCCTCCCGGCGGCGCTCGTGCAGGGGCAGCGCGACTTCTTCGGCGCGCACACCTACAAGCGCATCGACAAGGAAGGCACCTTCCACACGCTGTGGTCGGGCGACCGCTCCGAGATCGAGGCGGAAGACACGCACTGA
- a CDS encoding D-2-hydroxyacid dehydrogenase translates to MTESEKKVRAVVAVPLAAELGRLIEELEPRLEVVQDASLVPPMRGPADWSGDPDFVRTPEQQRAFDDLVDSADVLFGIPDVDPRALARTVAANPRLRWVMTTAAGGGSTVQAAGLDRADLDRVVFTTSAGVHGGTLAEFALFAVLAGAKDLPRLLADQRERSWPDRWEMRQLDEMTVLVVGLGGIGTECARRFHALGARVWGTSRSGRPVDGVDRLIAPDDLVDAVGEVDAIVVTLPGTEQTRHLIGEEVLRAVKPGVILTNVGRGSVVDETALRAALDDGRVAFAGLDVFEQEPLPSTSPLWGHPRVLVSPHTAALSSKEEERIARRFAENATRLLDGRELRAVVDTVEFY, encoded by the coding sequence GTGACGGAGTCCGAGAAGAAGGTCCGCGCCGTGGTCGCGGTGCCGTTGGCGGCGGAGCTGGGGCGCCTCATCGAGGAGCTCGAGCCGCGACTCGAGGTGGTCCAGGATGCCTCGCTCGTCCCCCCGATGCGCGGCCCCGCCGATTGGTCGGGAGACCCCGACTTCGTGCGCACGCCGGAGCAGCAGCGGGCGTTCGACGACCTCGTCGATTCCGCGGACGTGCTCTTCGGCATCCCCGATGTGGATCCGCGCGCGCTCGCGCGCACGGTCGCCGCGAATCCGCGGCTCCGGTGGGTCATGACCACGGCGGCCGGCGGTGGCAGCACCGTCCAGGCGGCGGGGCTCGATCGGGCCGACCTCGACCGCGTCGTCTTCACCACCAGCGCGGGGGTCCACGGCGGAACCCTCGCCGAGTTCGCGCTGTTCGCGGTCCTCGCGGGGGCGAAGGACCTCCCGCGGCTGCTCGCCGATCAGCGCGAGCGCTCCTGGCCCGACCGCTGGGAGATGCGGCAGCTGGACGAGATGACCGTGCTCGTCGTGGGGCTCGGCGGCATCGGCACCGAATGCGCGCGGCGCTTCCACGCCCTCGGCGCTCGCGTGTGGGGGACGAGCCGTTCAGGCCGCCCTGTCGACGGTGTCGACCGTCTCATCGCGCCCGACGACCTGGTGGACGCGGTCGGCGAGGTCGATGCGATCGTCGTCACGCTTCCGGGCACGGAGCAGACCCGGCACCTCATCGGCGAGGAGGTGCTGCGGGCGGTGAAGCCCGGGGTCATCCTCACCAACGTCGGCCGCGGCAGCGTGGTGGATGAGACGGCGCTGCGGGCGGCGCTCGACGACGGCCGGGTCGCCTTCGCCGGCCTCGACGTGTTCGAGCAGGAGCCCTTGCCGAGCACCTCTCCGCTGTGGGGGCACCCGCGGGTGCTGGTGAGCCCGCACACCGCGGCGCTCAGCTCGAAGGAGGAGGAGCGCATCGCGCGGCGCTTCGCCGAGAATGCCACCCGGCTCCTCGACGGGCGCGAGCTGCGTGCGGTGGTCGACACCGTCGAGTTCTATTGA